From the genome of Candidatus Kapaibacterium sp., one region includes:
- the rsmD gene encoding 16S rRNA (guanine(966)-N(2))-methyltransferase RsmD: protein MRITGGIWRSRRLPTVAVPIRPTMDRVRKAIFDRLQSVLPLEGSYVADLFAGTGALGLEALSRGASLCIFVERDRRLLHSLRQALHVLGAEAERYRILADDVFRILQRWRALGLPQLHLVFADPPYRQGLPERLLQALADADWLCPSGILCLELSRWDRVVRVPEGWQLSAERSFGETSVQWWIWHGTTSTTRHLSGHL, encoded by the coding sequence ATGCGCATCACGGGTGGCATATGGCGAAGTCGCCGTCTGCCGACGGTTGCTGTCCCCATACGTCCCACAATGGACCGCGTTCGAAAGGCGATCTTCGATCGCCTACAATCCGTACTGCCTCTTGAGGGAAGTTATGTCGCCGATCTCTTCGCGGGTACGGGAGCCCTGGGATTGGAGGCGTTGAGCCGCGGAGCTTCGCTCTGCATCTTCGTAGAGCGGGATCGCCGGCTGCTCCACTCCCTTCGGCAGGCCCTCCATGTGCTGGGAGCCGAAGCAGAGCGCTACCGTATTCTGGCAGACGACGTCTTCCGGATCTTGCAGCGCTGGCGTGCACTTGGGCTACCGCAACTCCATCTAGTCTTTGCTGACCCTCCGTACCGACAAGGGCTACCCGAACGCCTCCTCCAAGCACTCGCTGATGCTGATTGGCTCTGTCCCAGTGGTATCCTCTGCTTGGAGCTCAGCCGTTGGGACCGCGTCGTCCGTGTCCCAGAAGGCTGGCAACTCTCTGCTGAGCGTTCGTTCGGTGAAACGTCCGTTCAATGGTGGATATGGCATGGAACGACCTCTACGACGCGCCATCTATCCGGGCACCTTTGA
- the coaD gene encoding pantetheine-phosphate adenylyltransferase, which produces MERPLRRAIYPGTFDPITNGHVDVIERAAQLFDHVIVLIGQNPAKQPLFSETERRQMVEESVAHLLNVSVDVYHGLIVDYARQCGAVAIIRGLRAISDFEYELQMALINRQLAPSICTVFMAPNERYIYVNSSIVRELVRFGHVPTDLVPEPVARRLRLLHAQHP; this is translated from the coding sequence ATGGAACGACCTCTACGACGCGCCATCTATCCGGGCACCTTTGACCCCATAACGAACGGCCACGTGGATGTCATCGAGCGTGCAGCCCAGCTCTTCGACCACGTCATCGTACTAATCGGGCAAAATCCTGCCAAGCAGCCACTCTTCAGCGAAACGGAGCGTCGGCAGATGGTAGAGGAGTCCGTGGCGCACCTGCTGAACGTCAGCGTAGATGTGTACCATGGACTCATCGTAGACTATGCCCGTCAATGTGGGGCCGTGGCAATCATCCGCGGTCTGCGAGCGATTTCGGACTTCGAGTATGAGCTGCAGATGGCGCTCATCAACCGCCAACTAGCACCGAGCATATGCACCGTCTTCATGGCCCCAAACGAGCGCTACATCTACGTCAACTCCAGCATCGTCCGGGAACTGGTCCGCTTCGGGCATGTCCCCACCGACTTGGTCCCCGAGCCCGTAGCCCGTCGTCTGCGGCTTCTACACGCTCAACACCCTTAA